A window from Agelaius phoeniceus isolate bAgePho1 chromosome 13, bAgePho1.hap1, whole genome shotgun sequence encodes these proteins:
- the MAN2A2 gene encoding alpha-mannosidase 2x isoform X2, which translates to MKLKKQVTVCGAAIFCVAVFSLYLMLDRVQHDPTRHQSGGNFPRSQISVLQNRIEQLEQLLEENHEIISHIKDSVLELTAHAEGQPALPQHPLNGSWVLPPESRPSFLSVSPQDCQFALGGKGQSPDLQMLAVYSLLPFDNQDGGVWKQGFDITYEPNEWDTEPLQVFVVPHSHNDPGWIKTFDKYYYDQTQHILNSMVLKMQEDPRRRFIWSEISFFSKWWDNISAQKRAAVRRLVGNGQLEMVTGGWVMADEANSHYFAMIDQLIEGHQWLEKNIGVTPRSGWAVDPFGYSSTMPYLLKRSNLTAMLIQRVHYAIKKHFAATQNLEFMWRQTWDPDTSTDILCHMMPFYSYDVPHTCGPDPKICCQFDFKRLPGGRINCPWKVPPRAITDANVAERAQLLLDQYRKKSKLYRSKVLLVPLGDDFRYDKPQEWDAQFLNYQRIFDFLNSRPDLHVQAQFGTLSDYFDALYKKVGIVPGMRPPGFPVLTGDFFSYADREDHYWTGYFTSRPFYKSLDRVLEAHLRGAEILYSLALAHARRAGADGRYPLSDYALLTNARRNLGLFQHHDAIAGTAKEAVAVDYGVRLLQSLTNLKRVIINAAHYLVLEDKDAYRYDLAAPFLGMDETRSSQDSLPERTVVKLGTSPRFLVVFNPLEQDRLSVVPVLVDSPHVRVLSEEGQPLPSQLSAVWNSATDAVPNVYQVSVLARLPALGLRVLQLHKALDGHATPRSSTRLYLHGRDVPVHKPEALPLHVFPAAADDFCLENQHLQACFLGRTGLLQSLRPAGEEQGHRVSSEFLVYGTRTSKDKSGAYLFLPDGEAKPYTPKDPPVVRVMEGPLFSEVASYYQHVQTVVRLYNVPGVEGLSLDVSCLVDIRDHINKELALRFSTDIESDDTFFTDLNGFQIQPRRYQRKLPLQANFYPMPAMAYIQDMQSRLTLLTAQALGVSSLHSGQLEVILDRRLMQDDNRGLGQGLKDNKRTCNRFRLLLERRSTANKVQDERPISFPSLLSHITSVHQNAEALVMPVALEKPALPALRSFVPLATTLPCDFHILNLRTLQAEDDSLPSAEAALILHRKGFDCSLEAKNLGFNCTTSQGKLALGGLFQGLELGSLQPTSLTLMYPLGTASNSTNIHLDPMEIATFRIHLG; encoded by the exons ATGAAGCTGAAGAAGCAGGTGACAGTGTGCGGGGCTGCCATCTTCTGCGTGGCCGTCTTCTCCCTCTACTTGATGCTGGACCGGGTACAGCATGACCCTACACGACACCAGAGTGGGGGCAACTTCCCCAGG AGCCAGATCTCGGTGCTACAGAACCGCAtcgagcagctggagcagctgctggaggagaacCATGAGATCATCAGCCACATTAAGGACTCggtgctggagctgacagcCCATGCAGAGGGGCAGCCGGCAttgccccagcaccccctgaATGGCTCCTGGGTGCTCCCCCCTGAGAGTCGCCCAAGTTTCCTCTCTGTGTCCCCGCAAGACTGCCAGTTTGCTCTAGGGGGCAAAGGACAGAGCCCAGACCTTCAG ATGCTGGCTGTGTACTCCCTGCTGCCCTTTGACAACCAGGACGGTGGTGTCTGGAAGCAGGGCTTCGACATCACCTACGAGCCCAATGaatgggacacagagcccctacAGGTGTTTGTGGTGCCGCACTCCCACAATGACCCAG gctggatcAAGACTTTCGACAAGTACTACTACGACCAGACGCAGCACATCCTCAACAGCATGGTGCTGAAGATGCAGGAGGACCCGCGCCGGCGCTTCATCTGGTCTGAGATCTCCTTCTTTTCCAAGTGGTGGGACAACATCAGTGCCCAGAAGCGGGCTGCTGTGCGCAG GCTGGTGGGCAATGGGCAGCTGGAGATGGTGACAGGCGGCTGGGTGATGGCTGATGAGGCTAATTCCCACTACTTCGCCATGATTGACCAGCTGATCGAGGGGCACCAGTGGCTGGAGAAGAACATTG GTGTGACGCCGCGGTCGGGCTGGGCCGTAGACCCCTTTGGGTACAGCTCCACCATGCCCTACCTGCTGAAGCGCTCCAACCTGACGGCCATGCTCATCCAGCGCGTGCACTACGCCATCAAGAAGCACTTTGCTGCCACCCAGAACCTGGAGTTCATGTGGAGACAGACATGGG ATCCAGACACGAGCACCGACATCCTCTGCCACATGATGCCCTTCTACAGCTACGATGTgcctcacacctgtggcccagaCCCCAAGATCTGCTGCCAGTTTGACTTCAAGCGCTTGCCTGGAGGCCGGATCAACTGTCCCTGGAAGGTGCCTCCCCGCGCCATCACCGATGCCAACGTGGCAGAGCG agcccagctgctgctggaccaGTACCGCAAGAAGTCCAAGCTGTACCGCAGcaaggtgctgctggtgccccTGGGAGATGACTTCCGCTACGACAAGCCACAGGAGTGGGATGCCCAGTTCCTCAACTACCAGCGCATCTTCGACTTCCTCAACTCTCGGCCCGACCTCCATGTCCAG GCACAGTTTGGCACGCTCTCTGATTACTTTGATGCCCTGTACAAGAAAGTGGGCATCGTACCGGGGATGAGGCCCCCCGGGTTCCCAGTTCTGACCGGGGATTTCTTCTCCTATGCGGACCGGGAAGATCACTACTGGACAGGATACTTCACTTCCCGGCCGTTCTACAAGAGCCTGGACCGGGTGCTGGAGGCCCACCTCCG GGGGGCAGAGATCCTGTACAGCCTGGCACTCGCCCACGCCCGCCGTGCCGGTGCCGATGGCAGGTACCCACTCTCTGACTACGCCCTGCTGACCAACGCCCGCCGCAACCTGGGCCTCTTCCAGCACCATGATGCCAtcgctggcactgccaaggaggctgtggctgtggaCTATGGAGTCCG GCTGCTTCAATCCCTCACCAACCTCAAGCGTGTCATCATCAATGCTGCACACTACCTTGTGCTGGAGGACAAGGATGCATATCGCTATGACCTGGCTGCACCGTTCCTTGGCATG GATGAGACACGCTCCAGCCAGGACTCTCTTCCAGAGAGGACAGTGGTCAAACTGGGCACCTCACCTCG GTTCCTGGTGGTGTTCAACCCGCTGGAGCAGGATCGCCTGAGCGTGGTGCCAGTGCTGGTGGACTCCCCGCACGTGCGTGTGCTCTCTGAggaggggcagcccctgccctcccagctcagtgcAGTGTGGAACTCTGCCACTGATGCGGTGCCCAATGTCTACCAG GTGTCTGTCCTGGCCCGCCTGCCTGCGCTGGGGCTGcgtgtgctgcagctgcacaagGCCTTGGATGGCCACGCCACGCCAAGGTCCTCCACGCGCCTGTACCTGCACGGCCGGGACGTGCCCGTGCACAAGCCCGAGGCTCTGCCCCTGCACGTCTTCCCGGCTGCTGCTGATGACTTCTGCCTGGAGAACCAGCACCTGCAGGCCTGCTTCTTGGGGCGCACGGGCCTG CTGCAGAGCCTGCGCccagctggggaggagcaggggcacAGGGTCAGCAGCGAATTTCTCGTCTATGGCACCAGGACCTCCAAGGACAAAAGTGGAGCCTATCTCTTCCTGCCTGATGGCGAGGCCAAG CCCTACACTCCCAAGGACCCCCCAGTGGTGCGGGTGATGGAGGGACCCCTCTTCTCAGAGGTTGCCAGCTACTACCAGCATGTCCAGACCGTGGTGCGGCTGTACAATGTGCCAG GGGTGGAGGGCCTGTCCCTGGATGTGTCCTGCCTGGTGGACATCCGTGACCACATCAACAAGGAGCTGGCCCTGCGCTTTAGCACTGACATTGAGAGTGATGACACCTTCTTCACGGACCTTAATGGTTTCCAG ATCCAGCCCCGCAGGTACCAGCGGAAGCTGCCTCTGCAGGCCAACTTCTACCCGATGCCTGCCATGGCCTACATCCAGGACATGCAGAGCCGCCTGacactgctcacagcccaggccctgggggtcTCCAGCCTCCACAGCG GCCAGCTGGAGGTGATCCTGGACCGGCGCCTCATGCAGGATGACAACCGGGGCCTGGGCCAGGGGCTGAAGGACAACAAACGTACCTGCAACCGGTTCCGGCTCCTCCTGGAGCGCCGCAGCACTGCCAACAAG GTGCAGGATGAGCGCCCCATcagcttcccctccctgctgagccacaTCACCTCTGTGCACCAGAATGCTGAGGCCTTGGTCATGCCAGTGGCCCTGGAgaagccagccctgccagccttgCGCTCCTTTGTGCCCCTTGCCACCACCCTTCCTTGCGACTTCCACATTCTCAACCTACGGACGCTGCAGGCAGAG gatgACTCACTACCATCAGCTGAGGCAGCACTGATCCTGCACCGCAAAGGCTTCGACTGCAGCCTGGAGGCCAAGAACCTGGGCTTCAACTGCACCACCAGCCAGGGCAAG cTAGCTCTGGGAGGCCTGTTCCAGGGCTTGGAGctgggctccctgcagcccacCTCATTGACACTGATGTACCCGCTGGGCACAGCCTCCAACAGCACCAACATCCACCTGGACCCCATGGAAATCGCCACGTTCCGCATCCACCTGGGGTAG
- the MAN2A2 gene encoding alpha-mannosidase 2x isoform X3, with the protein MKLKKQVTVCGAAIFCVAVFSLYLMLDRVQHDPTRHQSGGNFPRSQISVLQNRIEQLEQLLEENHEIISHIKDSVLELTAHAEGQPALPQHPLNGSWVLPPESRPSFLSVSPQDCQFALGGKGQSPDLQMLAVYSLLPFDNQDGGVWKQGFDITYEPNEWDTEPLQVFVVPHSHNDPGWIKTFDKYYYDQTQHILNSMVLKMQEDPRRRFIWSEISFFSKWWDNISAQKRAAVRRLVGNGQLEMVTGGWVMADEANSHYFAMIDQLIEGHQWLEKNIGVTPRSGWAVDPFGYSSTMPYLLKRSNLTAMLIQRVHYAIKKHFAATQNLEFMWRQTWDPDTSTDILCHMMPFYSYDVPHTCGPDPKICCQFDFKRLPGGRINCPWKVPPRAITDANVAERAQLLLDQYRKKSKLYRSKVLLVPLGDDFRYDKPQEWDAQFLNYQRIFDFLNSRPDLHVQAQFGTLSDYFDALYKKVGIVPGMRPPGFPVLTGDFFSYADREDHYWTGYFTSRPFYKSLDRVLEAHLRGAEILYSLALAHARRAGADGRYPLSDYALLTNARRNLGLFQHHDAIAGTAKEAVAVDYGVRLLQSLTNLKRVIINAAHYLVLEDKDAYRYDLAAPFLGMDETRSSQDSLPERTVVKLGTSPRFLVVFNPLEQDRLSVVPVLVDSPHVRVLSEEGQPLPSQLSAVWNSATDAVPNVYQVSVLARLPALGLRVLQLHKALDGHATPRSSTRLYLHGRDVPVHKPEALPLHVFPAAADDFCLENQHLQACFLGRTGLLQSLRPAGEEQGHRVSSEFLVYGTRTSKDKSGAYLFLPDGEAKPYTPKDPPVVRVMEGPLFSEVASYYQHVQTVVRLYNVPGVEGLSLDVSCLVDIRDHINKELALRFSTDIESDDTFFTDLNGFQIQPRRYQRKLPLQANFYPMPAMAYIQDMQSRLTLLTAQALGVSSLHSGQLEVILDRRLMQDDNRGLGQGLKDNKRTCNRFRLLLERRSTANKSSGFFSKLVSMFKALSFPGTRTGSPEVQDERPISFPSLLSHITSVHQNAEALVMPVALEKPALPALRSFVPLATTLPCDFHILNLRTLQAEDDSLPSAEAALILHRKGFDCSLEAKNLGFNCTTSQGKLALGGLFQGLELGSLQPTSLTLMYPLGTASNSTNIHLDPMEIATFRIHLG; encoded by the exons ATGAAGCTGAAGAAGCAGGTGACAGTGTGCGGGGCTGCCATCTTCTGCGTGGCCGTCTTCTCCCTCTACTTGATGCTGGACCGGGTACAGCATGACCCTACACGACACCAGAGTGGGGGCAACTTCCCCAGG AGCCAGATCTCGGTGCTACAGAACCGCAtcgagcagctggagcagctgctggaggagaacCATGAGATCATCAGCCACATTAAGGACTCggtgctggagctgacagcCCATGCAGAGGGGCAGCCGGCAttgccccagcaccccctgaATGGCTCCTGGGTGCTCCCCCCTGAGAGTCGCCCAAGTTTCCTCTCTGTGTCCCCGCAAGACTGCCAGTTTGCTCTAGGGGGCAAAGGACAGAGCCCAGACCTTCAG ATGCTGGCTGTGTACTCCCTGCTGCCCTTTGACAACCAGGACGGTGGTGTCTGGAAGCAGGGCTTCGACATCACCTACGAGCCCAATGaatgggacacagagcccctacAGGTGTTTGTGGTGCCGCACTCCCACAATGACCCAG gctggatcAAGACTTTCGACAAGTACTACTACGACCAGACGCAGCACATCCTCAACAGCATGGTGCTGAAGATGCAGGAGGACCCGCGCCGGCGCTTCATCTGGTCTGAGATCTCCTTCTTTTCCAAGTGGTGGGACAACATCAGTGCCCAGAAGCGGGCTGCTGTGCGCAG GCTGGTGGGCAATGGGCAGCTGGAGATGGTGACAGGCGGCTGGGTGATGGCTGATGAGGCTAATTCCCACTACTTCGCCATGATTGACCAGCTGATCGAGGGGCACCAGTGGCTGGAGAAGAACATTG GTGTGACGCCGCGGTCGGGCTGGGCCGTAGACCCCTTTGGGTACAGCTCCACCATGCCCTACCTGCTGAAGCGCTCCAACCTGACGGCCATGCTCATCCAGCGCGTGCACTACGCCATCAAGAAGCACTTTGCTGCCACCCAGAACCTGGAGTTCATGTGGAGACAGACATGGG ATCCAGACACGAGCACCGACATCCTCTGCCACATGATGCCCTTCTACAGCTACGATGTgcctcacacctgtggcccagaCCCCAAGATCTGCTGCCAGTTTGACTTCAAGCGCTTGCCTGGAGGCCGGATCAACTGTCCCTGGAAGGTGCCTCCCCGCGCCATCACCGATGCCAACGTGGCAGAGCG agcccagctgctgctggaccaGTACCGCAAGAAGTCCAAGCTGTACCGCAGcaaggtgctgctggtgccccTGGGAGATGACTTCCGCTACGACAAGCCACAGGAGTGGGATGCCCAGTTCCTCAACTACCAGCGCATCTTCGACTTCCTCAACTCTCGGCCCGACCTCCATGTCCAG GCACAGTTTGGCACGCTCTCTGATTACTTTGATGCCCTGTACAAGAAAGTGGGCATCGTACCGGGGATGAGGCCCCCCGGGTTCCCAGTTCTGACCGGGGATTTCTTCTCCTATGCGGACCGGGAAGATCACTACTGGACAGGATACTTCACTTCCCGGCCGTTCTACAAGAGCCTGGACCGGGTGCTGGAGGCCCACCTCCG GGGGGCAGAGATCCTGTACAGCCTGGCACTCGCCCACGCCCGCCGTGCCGGTGCCGATGGCAGGTACCCACTCTCTGACTACGCCCTGCTGACCAACGCCCGCCGCAACCTGGGCCTCTTCCAGCACCATGATGCCAtcgctggcactgccaaggaggctgtggctgtggaCTATGGAGTCCG GCTGCTTCAATCCCTCACCAACCTCAAGCGTGTCATCATCAATGCTGCACACTACCTTGTGCTGGAGGACAAGGATGCATATCGCTATGACCTGGCTGCACCGTTCCTTGGCATG GATGAGACACGCTCCAGCCAGGACTCTCTTCCAGAGAGGACAGTGGTCAAACTGGGCACCTCACCTCG GTTCCTGGTGGTGTTCAACCCGCTGGAGCAGGATCGCCTGAGCGTGGTGCCAGTGCTGGTGGACTCCCCGCACGTGCGTGTGCTCTCTGAggaggggcagcccctgccctcccagctcagtgcAGTGTGGAACTCTGCCACTGATGCGGTGCCCAATGTCTACCAG GTGTCTGTCCTGGCCCGCCTGCCTGCGCTGGGGCTGcgtgtgctgcagctgcacaagGCCTTGGATGGCCACGCCACGCCAAGGTCCTCCACGCGCCTGTACCTGCACGGCCGGGACGTGCCCGTGCACAAGCCCGAGGCTCTGCCCCTGCACGTCTTCCCGGCTGCTGCTGATGACTTCTGCCTGGAGAACCAGCACCTGCAGGCCTGCTTCTTGGGGCGCACGGGCCTG CTGCAGAGCCTGCGCccagctggggaggagcaggggcacAGGGTCAGCAGCGAATTTCTCGTCTATGGCACCAGGACCTCCAAGGACAAAAGTGGAGCCTATCTCTTCCTGCCTGATGGCGAGGCCAAG CCCTACACTCCCAAGGACCCCCCAGTGGTGCGGGTGATGGAGGGACCCCTCTTCTCAGAGGTTGCCAGCTACTACCAGCATGTCCAGACCGTGGTGCGGCTGTACAATGTGCCAG GGGTGGAGGGCCTGTCCCTGGATGTGTCCTGCCTGGTGGACATCCGTGACCACATCAACAAGGAGCTGGCCCTGCGCTTTAGCACTGACATTGAGAGTGATGACACCTTCTTCACGGACCTTAATGGTTTCCAG ATCCAGCCCCGCAGGTACCAGCGGAAGCTGCCTCTGCAGGCCAACTTCTACCCGATGCCTGCCATGGCCTACATCCAGGACATGCAGAGCCGCCTGacactgctcacagcccaggccctgggggtcTCCAGCCTCCACAGCG GCCAGCTGGAGGTGATCCTGGACCGGCGCCTCATGCAGGATGACAACCGGGGCCTGGGCCAGGGGCTGAAGGACAACAAACGTACCTGCAACCGGTTCCGGCTCCTCCTGGAGCGCCGCAGCACTGCCAACAAG AGCTCCGGCTTCTTTTCCAAACTGGTCTCCATGTTTAAAGCCTTGAGCTTCCCTGGCACCAGGACTGGCAGCCCTGAG GTGCAGGATGAGCGCCCCATcagcttcccctccctgctgagccacaTCACCTCTGTGCACCAGAATGCTGAGGCCTTGGTCATGCCAGTGGCCCTGGAgaagccagccctgccagccttgCGCTCCTTTGTGCCCCTTGCCACCACCCTTCCTTGCGACTTCCACATTCTCAACCTACGGACGCTGCAGGCAGAG gatgACTCACTACCATCAGCTGAGGCAGCACTGATCCTGCACCGCAAAGGCTTCGACTGCAGCCTGGAGGCCAAGAACCTGGGCTTCAACTGCACCACCAGCCAGGGCAAG cTAGCTCTGGGAGGCCTGTTCCAGGGCTTGGAGctgggctccctgcagcccacCTCATTGACACTGATGTACCCGCTGGGCACAGCCTCCAACAGCACCAACATCCACCTGGACCCCATGGAAATCGCCACGTTCCGCATCCACCTGGGGTAG
- the MAN2A2 gene encoding alpha-mannosidase 2x isoform X1 codes for MKLKKQVTVCGAAIFCVAVFSLYLMLDRVQHDPTRHQSGGNFPRSQISVLQNRIEQLEQLLEENHEIISHIKDSVLELTAHAEGQPALPQHPLNGSWVLPPESRPSFLSVSPQDCQFALGGKGQSPDLQMLAVYSLLPFDNQDGGVWKQGFDITYEPNEWDTEPLQVFVVPHSHNDPGWIKTFDKYYYDQTQHILNSMVLKMQEDPRRRFIWSEISFFSKWWDNISAQKRAAVRRLVGNGQLEMVTGGWVMADEANSHYFAMIDQLIEGHQWLEKNIGVTPRSGWAVDPFGYSSTMPYLLKRSNLTAMLIQRVHYAIKKHFAATQNLEFMWRQTWDPDTSTDILCHMMPFYSYDVPHTCGPDPKICCQFDFKRLPGGRINCPWKVPPRAITDANVAERAQLLLDQYRKKSKLYRSKVLLVPLGDDFRYDKPQEWDAQFLNYQRIFDFLNSRPDLHVQAQFGTLSDYFDALYKKVGIVPGMRPPGFPVLTGDFFSYADREDHYWTGYFTSRPFYKSLDRVLEAHLRGAEILYSLALAHARRAGADGRYPLSDYALLTNARRNLGLFQHHDAIAGTAKEAVAVDYGVRLLQSLTNLKRVIINAAHYLVLEDKDAYRYDLAAPFLGMDETRSSQDSLPERTVVKLGTSPRFLVVFNPLEQDRLSVVPVLVDSPHVRVLSEEGQPLPSQLSAVWNSATDAVPNVYQVSVLARLPALGLRVLQLHKALDGHATPRSSTRLYLHGRDVPVHKPEALPLHVFPAAADDFCLENQHLQACFLGRTGLLQSLRPAGEEQGHRVSSEFLVYGTRTSKDKSGAYLFLPDGEAKPYTPKDPPVVRVMEGPLFSEVASYYQHVQTVVRLYNVPGVEGLSLDVSCLVDIRDHINKELALRFSTDIESDDTFFTDLNGFQIQPRRYQRKLPLQANFYPMPAMAYIQDMQSRLTLLTAQALGVSSLHSGQLEVILDRRLMQDDNRGLGQGLKDNKRTCNRFRLLLERRSTANKVQDERPISFPSLLSHITSVHQNAEALVMPVALEKPALPALRSFVPLATTLPCDFHILNLRTLQAEVSHGPGMAGLWWGPCPCCPQCCASCSSSLQDDSLPSAEAALILHRKGFDCSLEAKNLGFNCTTSQGKLALGGLFQGLELGSLQPTSLTLMYPLGTASNSTNIHLDPMEIATFRIHLG; via the exons ATGAAGCTGAAGAAGCAGGTGACAGTGTGCGGGGCTGCCATCTTCTGCGTGGCCGTCTTCTCCCTCTACTTGATGCTGGACCGGGTACAGCATGACCCTACACGACACCAGAGTGGGGGCAACTTCCCCAGG AGCCAGATCTCGGTGCTACAGAACCGCAtcgagcagctggagcagctgctggaggagaacCATGAGATCATCAGCCACATTAAGGACTCggtgctggagctgacagcCCATGCAGAGGGGCAGCCGGCAttgccccagcaccccctgaATGGCTCCTGGGTGCTCCCCCCTGAGAGTCGCCCAAGTTTCCTCTCTGTGTCCCCGCAAGACTGCCAGTTTGCTCTAGGGGGCAAAGGACAGAGCCCAGACCTTCAG ATGCTGGCTGTGTACTCCCTGCTGCCCTTTGACAACCAGGACGGTGGTGTCTGGAAGCAGGGCTTCGACATCACCTACGAGCCCAATGaatgggacacagagcccctacAGGTGTTTGTGGTGCCGCACTCCCACAATGACCCAG gctggatcAAGACTTTCGACAAGTACTACTACGACCAGACGCAGCACATCCTCAACAGCATGGTGCTGAAGATGCAGGAGGACCCGCGCCGGCGCTTCATCTGGTCTGAGATCTCCTTCTTTTCCAAGTGGTGGGACAACATCAGTGCCCAGAAGCGGGCTGCTGTGCGCAG GCTGGTGGGCAATGGGCAGCTGGAGATGGTGACAGGCGGCTGGGTGATGGCTGATGAGGCTAATTCCCACTACTTCGCCATGATTGACCAGCTGATCGAGGGGCACCAGTGGCTGGAGAAGAACATTG GTGTGACGCCGCGGTCGGGCTGGGCCGTAGACCCCTTTGGGTACAGCTCCACCATGCCCTACCTGCTGAAGCGCTCCAACCTGACGGCCATGCTCATCCAGCGCGTGCACTACGCCATCAAGAAGCACTTTGCTGCCACCCAGAACCTGGAGTTCATGTGGAGACAGACATGGG ATCCAGACACGAGCACCGACATCCTCTGCCACATGATGCCCTTCTACAGCTACGATGTgcctcacacctgtggcccagaCCCCAAGATCTGCTGCCAGTTTGACTTCAAGCGCTTGCCTGGAGGCCGGATCAACTGTCCCTGGAAGGTGCCTCCCCGCGCCATCACCGATGCCAACGTGGCAGAGCG agcccagctgctgctggaccaGTACCGCAAGAAGTCCAAGCTGTACCGCAGcaaggtgctgctggtgccccTGGGAGATGACTTCCGCTACGACAAGCCACAGGAGTGGGATGCCCAGTTCCTCAACTACCAGCGCATCTTCGACTTCCTCAACTCTCGGCCCGACCTCCATGTCCAG GCACAGTTTGGCACGCTCTCTGATTACTTTGATGCCCTGTACAAGAAAGTGGGCATCGTACCGGGGATGAGGCCCCCCGGGTTCCCAGTTCTGACCGGGGATTTCTTCTCCTATGCGGACCGGGAAGATCACTACTGGACAGGATACTTCACTTCCCGGCCGTTCTACAAGAGCCTGGACCGGGTGCTGGAGGCCCACCTCCG GGGGGCAGAGATCCTGTACAGCCTGGCACTCGCCCACGCCCGCCGTGCCGGTGCCGATGGCAGGTACCCACTCTCTGACTACGCCCTGCTGACCAACGCCCGCCGCAACCTGGGCCTCTTCCAGCACCATGATGCCAtcgctggcactgccaaggaggctgtggctgtggaCTATGGAGTCCG GCTGCTTCAATCCCTCACCAACCTCAAGCGTGTCATCATCAATGCTGCACACTACCTTGTGCTGGAGGACAAGGATGCATATCGCTATGACCTGGCTGCACCGTTCCTTGGCATG GATGAGACACGCTCCAGCCAGGACTCTCTTCCAGAGAGGACAGTGGTCAAACTGGGCACCTCACCTCG GTTCCTGGTGGTGTTCAACCCGCTGGAGCAGGATCGCCTGAGCGTGGTGCCAGTGCTGGTGGACTCCCCGCACGTGCGTGTGCTCTCTGAggaggggcagcccctgccctcccagctcagtgcAGTGTGGAACTCTGCCACTGATGCGGTGCCCAATGTCTACCAG GTGTCTGTCCTGGCCCGCCTGCCTGCGCTGGGGCTGcgtgtgctgcagctgcacaagGCCTTGGATGGCCACGCCACGCCAAGGTCCTCCACGCGCCTGTACCTGCACGGCCGGGACGTGCCCGTGCACAAGCCCGAGGCTCTGCCCCTGCACGTCTTCCCGGCTGCTGCTGATGACTTCTGCCTGGAGAACCAGCACCTGCAGGCCTGCTTCTTGGGGCGCACGGGCCTG CTGCAGAGCCTGCGCccagctggggaggagcaggggcacAGGGTCAGCAGCGAATTTCTCGTCTATGGCACCAGGACCTCCAAGGACAAAAGTGGAGCCTATCTCTTCCTGCCTGATGGCGAGGCCAAG CCCTACACTCCCAAGGACCCCCCAGTGGTGCGGGTGATGGAGGGACCCCTCTTCTCAGAGGTTGCCAGCTACTACCAGCATGTCCAGACCGTGGTGCGGCTGTACAATGTGCCAG GGGTGGAGGGCCTGTCCCTGGATGTGTCCTGCCTGGTGGACATCCGTGACCACATCAACAAGGAGCTGGCCCTGCGCTTTAGCACTGACATTGAGAGTGATGACACCTTCTTCACGGACCTTAATGGTTTCCAG ATCCAGCCCCGCAGGTACCAGCGGAAGCTGCCTCTGCAGGCCAACTTCTACCCGATGCCTGCCATGGCCTACATCCAGGACATGCAGAGCCGCCTGacactgctcacagcccaggccctgggggtcTCCAGCCTCCACAGCG GCCAGCTGGAGGTGATCCTGGACCGGCGCCTCATGCAGGATGACAACCGGGGCCTGGGCCAGGGGCTGAAGGACAACAAACGTACCTGCAACCGGTTCCGGCTCCTCCTGGAGCGCCGCAGCACTGCCAACAAG GTGCAGGATGAGCGCCCCATcagcttcccctccctgctgagccacaTCACCTCTGTGCACCAGAATGCTGAGGCCTTGGTCATGCCAGTGGCCCTGGAgaagccagccctgccagccttgCGCTCCTTTGTGCCCCTTGCCACCACCCTTCCTTGCGACTTCCACATTCTCAACCTACGGACGCTGCAGGCAGAGGTGAGCCATGGCCCAGGGATGGCGGGACTCTGGTGGGGGCCTtgcccctgctgtccccagtgctgtgcctcatgctccagctccctgcaggatgACTCACTACCATCAGCTGAGGCAGCACTGATCCTGCACCGCAAAGGCTTCGACTGCAGCCTGGAGGCCAAGAACCTGGGCTTCAACTGCACCACCAGCCAGGGCAAG cTAGCTCTGGGAGGCCTGTTCCAGGGCTTGGAGctgggctccctgcagcccacCTCATTGACACTGATGTACCCGCTGGGCACAGCCTCCAACAGCACCAACATCCACCTGGACCCCATGGAAATCGCCACGTTCCGCATCCACCTGGGGTAG